The following proteins come from a genomic window of Geomonas sp. RF6:
- the hutH gene encoding histidine ammonia-lyase encodes MFTLKLHPGNLTLKELRQVRDEAVRVDLDPGCVAAVERSVQTVRSMIEEGCAIYGVNTGFGLLARTRIPLEELENLQRAIVLSHAAGTGALMAESTVRLLMVLKINSLARGYSGIRLQVVEALARLLEAEVYPCIPQKGSVGASGDLAPLAHMSTVLLGEGEVLHRGERLSGRRGLEIAGLEPVTLAPKEGLALLNGTQASTAFALEALFATEDLFCAALVAGSLCVEAALASRRPFEAPIHEVRGHRGQIDVAAAYRHLLAHSEIEASHEGCGAVQDPYSLRCQPQVMGACLDQIRHVARILLIEANAVSDNPLVFADSQDVISGGNFHAEPVALAADNLALAIAEVGALSERRIALLIDANLSKLPPFLVEKGGLNSGFMIAQVTAAALASENKSLAHPASVDSLPTSANQEDHVSMSTFAARRLLEMTDNSAGIVAIELLAACQGVDFRAPNKSSPLLEEAKRQLRQEVSFYEEDRYFAPDIEKSKKLIKDGIYSDLLGRQLLEGAEASVDSECVLSKE; translated from the coding sequence ATGTTCACCCTCAAACTCCACCCGGGGAACCTCACCCTCAAGGAACTGCGCCAGGTCAGGGACGAGGCGGTTCGGGTCGACCTCGATCCCGGGTGCGTCGCGGCAGTCGAGCGCTCGGTCCAGACGGTGCGGAGCATGATCGAGGAAGGGTGCGCCATCTACGGGGTCAATACGGGGTTCGGGCTCCTGGCACGGACGCGCATCCCTCTCGAAGAGCTGGAAAACCTGCAGCGCGCCATCGTCCTCTCCCATGCAGCCGGGACGGGGGCGCTCATGGCGGAATCGACCGTCCGCCTCCTGATGGTACTGAAGATAAACAGCCTCGCCCGCGGCTACTCCGGGATCCGTCTCCAGGTTGTGGAGGCGTTGGCGCGCCTGCTGGAGGCGGAGGTGTACCCATGCATCCCTCAGAAAGGGTCCGTCGGGGCCTCCGGAGACCTTGCCCCTCTGGCCCACATGAGCACGGTCCTCCTGGGTGAGGGGGAGGTGCTGCATCGTGGAGAACGCCTTTCGGGGCGGCGCGGGCTGGAGATTGCTGGGCTCGAGCCGGTCACCCTCGCGCCGAAGGAAGGGCTGGCGCTTCTCAACGGTACCCAGGCCTCCACCGCTTTTGCGCTGGAAGCGCTCTTTGCCACCGAAGATCTCTTCTGCGCGGCGCTCGTTGCGGGGAGTCTCTGCGTCGAGGCCGCCCTTGCCAGCAGACGACCGTTCGAGGCTCCCATTCATGAGGTGCGCGGCCATCGCGGCCAGATCGACGTCGCCGCTGCCTACCGCCACCTGCTGGCCCATAGCGAAATAGAGGCCTCGCACGAGGGGTGCGGCGCGGTCCAGGATCCTTACTCCCTGCGCTGCCAGCCACAGGTCATGGGGGCATGCCTCGACCAGATCAGGCACGTGGCCAGGATCCTTCTGATAGAGGCGAATGCGGTCTCCGACAATCCCCTCGTTTTTGCCGACTCCCAGGACGTGATTTCCGGGGGAAATTTTCACGCCGAGCCTGTGGCGCTGGCCGCCGACAACCTGGCCCTCGCCATTGCCGAGGTTGGCGCGCTGTCGGAGCGTCGCATCGCGCTCCTCATCGACGCGAACCTGAGCAAGCTTCCACCGTTCCTGGTGGAGAAGGGGGGGCTCAATTCCGGCTTCATGATAGCGCAGGTCACCGCCGCGGCACTCGCCAGCGAAAACAAGAGTCTTGCCCACCCCGCCTCCGTCGACAGCCTCCCCACCTCGGCCAATCAGGAGGACCACGTCTCCATGTCCACATTTGCGGCAAGGCGGTTGCTGGAGATGACAGACAACAGCGCGGGGATCGTCGCCATCGAGCTCCTCGCCGCCTGCCAGGGCGTCGATTTTCGCGCACCAAACAAAAGCTCCCCGCTCCTTGAAGAGGCGAAAAGGCAATTGCGCCAGGAAGTTTCCTTTTACGAGGAGGATCGCTACTTTGCGCCGGATATAGAAAAGTCGAAGAAACTGATAAAAGACGGGATCTACAGCGACCTTCTGGGGCGGCAACTACTCGAGGGAGCCGAGGCATCCGTGGACAGCGAGTGTGTGCTTTCAAAGGAGTAA
- a CDS encoding rubrerythrin family protein — translation MTKSETNLAAAFAGESQANRKYLAFAKQAEKEGYLQAAKLFRAAAEAETVHAHMHLRVLGGIKSTRENLLEAIGGETHEFTEMYPQMISEASAEGAAQAERGFTWANEVEKVHAGLYQKMLDSLQQGEASYDYYICNVCGHTVEREPLEKCPVCNANKVAFFKAP, via the coding sequence ATGACTAAGTCTGAAACAAATCTGGCTGCCGCGTTCGCCGGCGAATCCCAAGCAAACCGCAAGTACCTTGCCTTTGCCAAGCAGGCGGAGAAGGAAGGGTACCTCCAGGCAGCAAAACTGTTCCGCGCTGCGGCTGAGGCGGAGACGGTACATGCGCACATGCATCTGCGCGTGCTCGGCGGGATCAAGAGTACCCGCGAGAACCTTCTCGAGGCGATAGGGGGGGAGACCCACGAGTTCACCGAGATGTATCCGCAGATGATCTCGGAGGCATCAGCCGAAGGCGCTGCTCAGGCGGAGCGCGGCTTCACCTGGGCAAACGAGGTGGAGAAGGTGCATGCCGGCCTGTACCAGAAGATGCTCGATTCCCTGCAGCAGGGAGAGGCGAGCTACGACTACTACATCTGCAACGTCTGCGGCCACACCGTCGAGCGCGAGCCCCTGGAGAAGTGCCCGGTTTGCAACGCGAACAAGGTGGCGTTCTTCAAGGCGCCGTAA